One window from the genome of Vibrio sp. VB16 encodes:
- a CDS encoding helix-turn-helix domain-containing protein, whose translation MSDEKRKALIMSASEFAPKPAELVTLPNYMNSHDHDYSQVVIGLKGQAEFNVNGIGNLVKPGQGVVVTATTDHAFGGVNNNSDILVLNLPTLADDSPVLLQRLNHLSQSDVYFQLDNQIRQLIKMLVMEMEEHPQDLLLSRACNDTVLALLQRHSSTFQTSNRDARLDIDVVDRYITHHLRRKISVTQLAGSVFLGESQFHTLFKSQTGITPHQYVLNKRIDFAKELIEQGKYSLSHIADLAGFSGQSTFTHVFTRLHGFSPSQYKKRIHNK comes from the coding sequence ATATCTGACGAGAAACGTAAGGCGTTGATAATGTCAGCATCTGAGTTTGCGCCTAAACCTGCTGAATTAGTGACGCTACCCAATTATATGAATAGCCATGATCATGATTATTCTCAGGTTGTTATTGGGTTAAAGGGGCAGGCCGAATTTAATGTTAACGGTATTGGTAACTTAGTAAAACCGGGGCAGGGGGTAGTTGTTACTGCAACGACGGATCATGCTTTTGGTGGTGTGAATAATAATTCTGATATCTTGGTTCTAAATCTACCGACTTTAGCCGATGACAGCCCTGTTCTACTACAACGACTAAACCATCTTTCTCAGTCGGATGTTTATTTTCAGCTGGACAATCAAATTCGTCAGTTAATTAAGATGTTGGTTATGGAGATGGAAGAGCATCCACAAGATTTATTGTTGAGCCGTGCATGTAACGATACGGTTTTGGCGTTATTGCAAAGACATTCGTCGACCTTTCAAACGAGTAATAGAGACGCAAGGTTAGATATCGATGTTGTCGATAGATACATCACTCATCATCTTCGAAGAAAAATCTCGGTAACACAGCTTGCAGGCAGCGTCTTTCTGGGTGAGAGTCAGTTTCACACGCTGTTCAAATCGCAAACAGGGATTACTCCACACCAATATGTACTTAACAAACGGATTGATTTTGCTAAAGAGCTTATTGAACAAGGTAAGTATTCATTGAGTCATATTGCTGACTTGGCTGGTTTTTCTGGTCAAAGTACCTTTACCCACGTATTTACTCGTCTTCACGGTTTTTCGCCCTCCCAGTATAAAAAGCGTATCCATAATAAATGA
- a CDS encoding SUMF1/EgtB/PvdO family nonheme iron enzyme, whose translation MRQGLPALLLALSLCFIPFAVLATDTVATVTVQQADDTLQSKKTEMDASAKQVAEQKTAIKKAQDEQSRLERQSVQLSKKLEQTKKALDRDYSRVTNEPDIDLRPSQGAYQSAWADVKTNQQVRLESEQKLQELYADLSLFEIDQKRLNADLNKLADQKVRARIERLRKELTQQDELKTSFTNVCQENMTIAQCADQTKNLALQKAVGKYQNQLIANTTEQKLIKQHLTNVSLNIHVVGQKTSKDGFADDSRYQTILDVTMEARPAKNIPCKLLDVESRYCFDESAKPNNEQKKEVQWVTLTIRSNQYEDKVAVDSVRYGSTPLDIMLPVGSHMVTIEKEGYRSFHQELNILSDHTLRAVLREKENVPHSGRKFADALQNKSKAPEMVVIGSGQYLIGENSAKQVNVNKAYAMSATPITVGEFETFVNFTGYQTDAELKKICTTVEESQIVPITDSYWRNPGFKQKANSPAVCISQTDAVSYTKWLSKQTGFKYRLPSETEWEIAALAGSQSPYWWGNSFGAGQANTGWGGTKWSNTSTSPVKTFAPNGFGLYDVVGNVWEWTNDSRGVTKGGSWSFSPNQATSHSQLFIAPNTASNYVGFRILRQL comes from the coding sequence ATGCGACAAGGTTTACCTGCATTACTACTAGCATTGTCTCTGTGCTTTATTCCTTTTGCGGTGCTAGCAACGGATACCGTTGCTACCGTAACAGTTCAGCAAGCAGATGATACGCTACAGTCCAAAAAAACAGAAATGGACGCTTCTGCCAAACAAGTAGCAGAGCAAAAAACGGCTATCAAAAAAGCTCAAGATGAACAAAGCCGACTTGAAAGGCAATCTGTTCAACTGAGCAAAAAGCTTGAGCAGACAAAAAAGGCGCTCGATCGAGATTACAGTCGAGTCACCAATGAGCCTGATATCGACTTGAGACCAAGCCAAGGTGCTTATCAGAGCGCATGGGCAGATGTCAAAACGAATCAACAGGTTCGTCTCGAATCCGAACAAAAATTGCAAGAGCTATACGCCGACCTGTCGCTTTTTGAAATCGATCAAAAAAGGCTGAATGCCGATTTGAATAAGCTCGCGGACCAAAAAGTAAGGGCACGAATTGAGCGCTTGCGAAAAGAGCTTACACAACAAGACGAGCTAAAAACCAGTTTCACTAATGTCTGTCAAGAAAACATGACCATTGCACAATGTGCAGACCAAACTAAAAATCTCGCCTTGCAGAAAGCAGTCGGAAAATATCAAAATCAACTCATTGCCAATACGACCGAGCAAAAACTGATCAAGCAACATTTAACCAATGTGTCGCTAAACATCCATGTTGTCGGACAGAAAACATCTAAAGATGGTTTTGCTGATGACAGTCGCTACCAAACCATCTTAGACGTCACCATGGAAGCACGTCCTGCTAAGAACATTCCGTGTAAATTGTTGGATGTAGAGTCTCGCTACTGCTTTGATGAGAGCGCAAAACCAAACAACGAACAGAAAAAAGAGGTTCAGTGGGTAACACTCACCATTCGTTCAAACCAGTACGAAGATAAAGTCGCGGTGGATAGTGTTCGGTATGGTAGTACACCTCTCGACATCATGTTACCTGTAGGTAGCCATATGGTGACGATTGAAAAAGAAGGATACCGATCTTTCCATCAAGAGCTGAATATATTGAGCGACCATACGTTAAGAGCTGTATTGCGAGAAAAAGAAAATGTTCCTCATTCAGGCCGAAAGTTTGCCGACGCATTACAAAATAAATCCAAAGCGCCAGAGATGGTTGTTATTGGTTCAGGCCAATACCTCATCGGTGAAAACAGTGCGAAACAAGTAAACGTCAACAAAGCTTACGCTATGTCCGCAACACCAATAACGGTTGGCGAATTTGAAACCTTTGTTAACTTCACAGGTTATCAAACCGACGCAGAACTTAAGAAAATTTGCACAACGGTAGAAGAGTCTCAAATTGTACCAATTACAGATAGCTACTGGCGTAACCCAGGGTTTAAGCAGAAAGCAAACTCTCCTGCAGTATGTATCAGCCAGACAGATGCGGTTTCCTATACTAAGTGGCTATCAAAACAAACTGGATTTAAATATCGACTTCCGAGCGAAACCGAATGGGAAATTGCAGCACTTGCTGGCAGTCAGTCACCCTATTGGTGGGGGAATTCATTTGGAGCGGGTCAGGCAAACACAGGATGGGGTGGTACCAAGTGGTCTAATACAAGCACGTCACCCGTTAAAACCTTTGCTCCTAATGGCTTCGGGCTCTATGACGTCGTTGGCAATGTTTGGGAGTGGACGAATGATTCAAGAGGTGTCACTAAGGGTGGCTCTTGGAGTTTCTCTCCAAACCAAGCCACGAGCCACAGCCAACTCTTTATTGCACCTAATACAGCATCAAATTACGTTGGTTTCCGGATACTGCGCCAGCTTTAA
- the putA gene encoding bifunctional proline dehydrogenase/L-glutamate gamma-semialdehyde dehydrogenase PutA, giving the protein MFRATDVLTTGLVDKPIDEIWSLISPLYMVDESRWLTELLPMATPSEDEKKQIQQQTTDLIKSIRADKKSIQMVDALLLEYSLDTQEGILLMCLAEALMRIPDSATADALIKDKLTVADWKSHLQNSDSVFVNASTWGLMLTGKVVGLSQSETKSPATAVSRLVNKMSEPVIRQAMHQAMKIMGHQFVLGRTIKEAQKNGRENRDKGYDFSFDMLGEAAVTTRDAQKYFNEYLSAIQAIGNSSPSADLTTASISIKLSALHPRYEVANENRVMSELYASILKLAVKARALGVAITIDAEEMDRLELSLHLFKKLYQSTEIKGWGKFGLVIQSYAKRALPVLMWLNKLAKDQGDVIPVRLVKGAYWDSEIKWAQQSGYKDYAVYTRKEATDVSYLACARFLLSEHAHGNIFPQFASHNAQTVTSIAVMAKHTDYEFQRLHGMGESLYHHVIDTYKSNVRIYAPVGNHKDLLPYLVRRLLENGANSSFVHRLVDARCPVDSLTEHPVDMLLGCSTLHNNKIPLPLEIFPGRQNSSGVNVDIESQLIPFESKVSAYYDKNWTAGSVIDGHSIYESMIKDEINNVQVTTPYDRSKLVGNVQFATLDHVSKAIAASEHAFDMWQEVSTSQRGQYLENLADLLEKNLAELVALCHHEAGKTIHDSIDEVREAVDFCRFYAKQHHVFEPETVTGFDGSIQTITRGGRGVYVCISPWNFPLAIFLGQITAALMAGNTVIAKPAEQTCLIAAKAFELIKLAGFPNGVVQLLLGRGADIGAALTSHPSIAGVAFTGSTETAMRINQSLAIRDAAPVPFIAETGGQNAMIVDSTALPEQVVRDVIRSAFASAGQRCSALRVLYVQEDIADRIIELIQGAMDELYVGLPYRHKTDVGPVIDTVSKEKLLEHIGNMKQTQKLVKELSLSSECDSGDFVPPCAFEIDSIGALKKEHFGPVLHIIRFKAHEIQQIVSEINQTGYGLTLGIHSRNETTYRWIEKNVRVGNCYINRDQVGAVVGVQPFGGQGLSGTGPKAGGPHYLYRFTQAKTERGVA; this is encoded by the coding sequence ATGTTTAGAGCAACTGATGTGCTGACGACAGGCCTCGTTGATAAGCCTATTGACGAAATCTGGTCACTTATCTCTCCACTTTATATGGTGGATGAATCTAGATGGTTAACAGAGCTACTTCCAATGGCAACGCCTTCGGAAGATGAAAAAAAGCAAATTCAGCAGCAAACAACAGATTTGATCAAATCTATTAGAGCAGACAAAAAATCAATTCAAATGGTTGATGCTCTATTGCTTGAGTACAGTTTAGATACTCAAGAGGGTATTTTGTTGATGTGTCTTGCAGAAGCATTGATGCGTATTCCTGATAGCGCAACCGCAGATGCATTAATAAAAGACAAATTGACGGTTGCAGATTGGAAGTCCCACCTACAGAACTCAGATTCTGTATTTGTTAACGCTTCAACATGGGGACTTATGTTAACGGGTAAGGTTGTTGGTTTGTCGCAATCAGAGACCAAAAGCCCAGCAACTGCGGTTTCTAGGCTCGTCAATAAGATGTCTGAGCCTGTTATTCGACAAGCGATGCACCAAGCGATGAAGATCATGGGGCATCAGTTCGTATTGGGTCGAACGATCAAAGAAGCGCAGAAGAACGGTAGAGAGAATCGAGACAAAGGCTATGATTTCTCTTTTGATATGCTCGGTGAAGCCGCGGTAACAACTCGGGATGCACAAAAATATTTCAATGAGTACCTAAGTGCGATTCAAGCTATTGGAAATAGTAGCCCTAGTGCTGACCTAACCACCGCGTCAATCTCTATTAAACTTTCCGCGTTACACCCAAGATACGAAGTCGCGAATGAAAATCGTGTGATGAGTGAACTCTATGCCTCGATTCTTAAGCTTGCGGTGAAGGCAAGAGCGTTGGGTGTTGCTATTACTATTGATGCCGAAGAGATGGATAGGCTTGAACTTTCGTTACACCTGTTTAAAAAGCTATACCAAAGTACTGAAATAAAAGGGTGGGGCAAGTTCGGTCTTGTGATTCAGTCTTATGCTAAGCGCGCATTGCCTGTTTTGATGTGGCTTAATAAATTGGCCAAAGATCAAGGCGATGTTATTCCAGTGCGTTTGGTTAAAGGTGCTTACTGGGATAGTGAAATAAAGTGGGCTCAACAGTCTGGCTATAAAGACTACGCGGTGTACACACGAAAAGAGGCGACAGATGTTTCTTATCTTGCATGTGCGCGTTTCTTATTGAGTGAACATGCTCATGGAAATATTTTCCCTCAGTTTGCTAGCCACAATGCCCAAACTGTTACCTCGATTGCGGTGATGGCGAAGCATACTGACTATGAATTTCAACGATTACATGGGATGGGAGAATCTCTATACCACCATGTTATCGACACGTATAAATCGAATGTTCGTATTTATGCACCAGTTGGTAACCATAAAGATTTGCTTCCTTATTTAGTGCGGCGCTTATTGGAAAATGGAGCGAATAGCTCTTTTGTACATAGACTCGTTGATGCCCGATGCCCTGTCGATTCTTTGACTGAGCATCCTGTAGATATGTTGTTGGGTTGTTCCACACTACATAACAATAAAATTCCGTTACCGTTAGAAATATTTCCGGGGCGTCAAAATTCGTCAGGGGTGAATGTTGATATTGAAAGCCAATTGATACCGTTTGAGAGTAAAGTGAGCGCTTACTATGACAAGAATTGGACCGCAGGTTCGGTCATTGATGGACATTCAATATACGAAAGCATGATCAAGGACGAGATCAACAATGTTCAGGTGACAACACCTTATGATCGAAGCAAATTAGTGGGGAACGTTCAATTTGCCACCCTTGATCATGTTTCCAAAGCGATTGCAGCATCAGAGCATGCTTTCGACATGTGGCAAGAAGTCTCAACTAGCCAACGTGGACAATATCTAGAAAACTTAGCCGATTTGTTAGAAAAGAACCTCGCGGAACTCGTCGCTCTATGTCATCACGAAGCTGGCAAGACAATTCATGACAGTATAGATGAGGTTCGTGAAGCAGTAGACTTTTGTCGTTTTTATGCAAAACAGCATCACGTATTTGAACCGGAAACCGTTACCGGGTTCGATGGTTCAATACAGACCATTACCCGCGGTGGTCGTGGTGTTTATGTCTGCATCAGCCCTTGGAACTTCCCATTAGCCATATTTTTGGGGCAGATTACGGCCGCGTTAATGGCCGGAAATACAGTGATAGCTAAACCAGCTGAACAGACGTGTTTGATTGCAGCGAAAGCGTTTGAATTGATTAAACTCGCCGGTTTCCCAAATGGTGTGGTGCAATTACTGCTTGGTCGAGGAGCCGATATAGGCGCAGCACTGACGAGTCACCCATCTATTGCAGGTGTGGCTTTTACTGGTTCTACGGAAACAGCAATGCGCATCAATCAATCACTCGCGATAAGAGACGCCGCTCCAGTTCCATTTATAGCCGAGACGGGTGGTCAAAATGCGATGATTGTTGACAGTACGGCATTGCCGGAACAAGTGGTGAGAGATGTTATACGCTCAGCATTTGCCTCTGCAGGGCAGCGTTGCTCGGCTTTGCGTGTCCTTTATGTGCAAGAAGATATCGCCGATAGGATTATAGAACTTATTCAGGGCGCGATGGATGAACTATACGTTGGGTTGCCTTATCGGCACAAAACGGATGTAGGCCCAGTCATCGATACCGTTTCGAAAGAGAAGCTGTTAGAGCATATCGGTAATATGAAACAAACCCAGAAATTGGTCAAAGAACTCAGCCTTTCTAGTGAGTGTGATTCAGGTGATTTCGTACCGCCGTGTGCGTTTGAGATCGATAGTATAGGAGCGTTGAAGAAAGAACATTTTGGCCCAGTACTGCACATCATTCGATTTAAAGCCCACGAAATACAGCAGATTGTGAGTGAGATTAACCAAACTGGATACGGTTTGACACTGGGTATCCATAGTCGAAATGAAACGACTTATCGTTGGATAGAGAAAAATGTACGCGTTGGTAACTGCTATATCAATCGAGATCAGGTCGGTGCGGTTGTAGGTGTTCAACCGTTTGGTGGTCAAGGGCTATCTGGCACTGGACCTAAGGCCGGTGGACCACATTATCTCTACCGATTTACTCAGGCGAAAACAGAAAGAGGAGTGGCATAA
- a CDS encoding PEGA domain-containing protein, with amino-acid sequence MITRRIPALFLALIPFWSPVSFATEETQQVDPVIAIDGKIDQKKADIDAVNQEFDSESANLKRLQQESASLKRDASDREAKRNRSKVALDKQYSRLLDDPDTDLTSFQKEYQESWAALKETQASQLANRQEITESEVKLSQVKQKKARFNNEYENLQESHIEARVKRINAELRESNVLETSYTTTCSTTMTLGECANQGKYLTKQKAVKAFKSKLLVGLTETTLAKQNLDGVQLNIHVQESQLIKSGFAGSNSYSTQMQAQLQAKPEAVAACKLLNVESRYCLKGQASTKTDNKNKQWANVTVRSDQYNDSVTINGVKYGSTPVEIVLPAGRHQVTVSKEGYETYNRVITINGSDTVWVKLLNSKES; translated from the coding sequence ATGATCACACGCCGTATCCCAGCGCTTTTTCTTGCGCTAATTCCCTTTTGGTCGCCAGTATCCTTCGCAACAGAAGAAACACAACAAGTGGATCCTGTCATTGCGATAGATGGAAAAATTGACCAAAAGAAGGCCGACATCGATGCTGTAAATCAAGAATTTGATTCCGAATCGGCAAATCTCAAACGCTTACAACAAGAAAGTGCGTCTCTAAAGCGAGATGCATCGGATAGAGAAGCGAAGAGAAATCGCTCTAAAGTTGCACTTGATAAGCAATATTCGAGACTTCTTGATGATCCCGATACTGATTTGACCTCTTTCCAAAAAGAGTATCAAGAATCTTGGGCAGCGCTAAAAGAAACCCAGGCAAGTCAACTGGCTAACCGTCAAGAGATAACGGAAAGTGAAGTGAAGCTTTCTCAGGTTAAACAGAAAAAAGCCCGCTTTAATAATGAATATGAGAACTTACAAGAATCTCATATTGAGGCTCGTGTAAAACGTATCAATGCGGAGCTTCGAGAAAGCAATGTGTTAGAAACAAGCTACACAACAACCTGTTCTACCACAATGACACTTGGCGAATGTGCTAATCAGGGTAAGTATCTGACGAAGCAAAAAGCCGTTAAAGCCTTCAAATCTAAACTATTGGTAGGATTAACAGAAACAACGCTTGCTAAGCAGAACCTTGATGGTGTTCAATTGAACATCCACGTTCAAGAGAGCCAATTGATTAAAAGTGGCTTTGCTGGTAGCAATTCTTACAGCACACAGATGCAAGCTCAGTTGCAGGCGAAACCAGAAGCCGTCGCAGCATGTAAATTGTTGAACGTTGAATCGAGATATTGCTTAAAAGGCCAAGCATCAACGAAAACGGACAATAAAAACAAGCAATGGGCAAATGTGACGGTTCGTTCAGATCAATACAATGATTCCGTGACCATCAATGGTGTTAAGTACGGAAGTACGCCTGTCGAGATCGTATTACCAGCAGGTCGTCACCAAGTCACTGTATCAAAAGAAGGCTACGAAACTTACAATCGTGTCATTACGATAAACGGCAGCGACACCGTTTGGGTAAAACTACTCAACAGCAAAGAAAGCTAA
- the pdxH gene encoding pyridoxamine 5'-phosphate oxidase, whose product MELKDIRREYTKGGLRRKDLKKNPIDQFNLWLEQAVKAELVDPTAMTVATVDEHGQPFQRIVLLKNVDNDGFVFYTNLGSRKAHQIGVNAKVSIHFPWHPIERQVHITGTAVKLSALENMKYFSSRPKESQIAAWASKQSSRLSARGLLEGKYLELKQKFANGDIPIPSFWGGFRIVPESIEFWQGGEHRLHDRFIFTNDRERPSSGDASQDESSWSVDRLAP is encoded by the coding sequence ATGGAACTGAAGGATATTCGTCGTGAATATACTAAAGGTGGATTACGCCGAAAAGATTTGAAAAAGAATCCGATCGATCAGTTTAACCTATGGTTAGAGCAAGCGGTTAAAGCTGAATTGGTTGATCCTACTGCGATGACGGTTGCAACGGTAGACGAGCACGGTCAACCTTTCCAACGTATTGTGTTACTGAAAAATGTTGATAATGATGGTTTCGTTTTCTATACCAACTTAGGTAGCCGTAAAGCACATCAAATAGGGGTGAACGCGAAAGTGAGTATTCACTTTCCTTGGCATCCTATTGAGAGGCAGGTTCATATTACAGGGACGGCGGTCAAATTGTCGGCACTAGAGAACATGAAATACTTCTCTTCGCGTCCTAAAGAGAGTCAGATTGCGGCGTGGGCCAGTAAGCAGAGTAGTCGATTGTCTGCACGTGGCCTACTTGAAGGCAAATATTTGGAGTTAAAACAAAAATTTGCTAATGGAGATATACCTATTCCTAGCTTCTGGGGAGGCTTCCGTATTGTTCCTGAAAGTATTGAGTTCTGGCAAGGTGGCGAGCACCGTTTACACGATAGGTTTATCTTCACAAACGATAGAGAGCGGCCTTCAAGTGGCGACGCTTCTCAAGATGAGAGTTCGTGGTCAGTTGATCGACTAGCTCCTTAG